The region CACCCTGGCCTGGACCGGCGGTGTCGAGACCGACATCTATCAGATGTTTCACAGTAGCCAGACCGTGCCCGGCGGCGACAATTTCATCAACTACAAGAATCCGCTTCTGGACACCGTAATCGACAAGGCGCGCGCCACGGTGGATGAGGACGCGCGCATGCCGCTGTGGCACGAGGCCGAACGTATTATTTACGAGGATCAGCCTTATACATTTCTGATGCGCAGCCAGAGCCTGGTGTTTATCGATGACCGCATGCGTAACGTCGAAGTAACGCGGCTCGGTCTCAACAAGGATATCGTGCCGGTCGAATGGTTCGTGCCAGCGGCGCTGCACAAATACGCGAACTAAGCGCCAGGCTGTAGGGGAGGTCCGTGCACACTTACATCCTGCGGCGCCTGGTGCTGATGGTGCCAACCCTGTTTGGCATCACGTTGATCGTGTTCGCGGTGATGGCCGCGGCACCCGGCGGCATCAGCGCGCAAAGCCTGATTCAGGGACAGAACCTGGAGCCTGGCGCGAAGAAGGCAATGGAGGATTATTATAATCGGCTATACGGACTGGATCAGCCGGTGCCCGTGCAGTATCTGCGCTGGCTTAACAACATTTCCCCGGCGGGATTTACCTTCGATTCCAACAGTGAGATCGACGGGTTTTCATTCACCAAAGGCTCGGATCTCGGCATCAGTTTCTATTATAACCGTCCGGTGCTGGACCTCGTCGCCGAGCGCTTGCCGATAACCCTGCTGCTGAATGTGTTATCGCTTCCCATTATCTACATCATCGCGATTACCATCGGTGTGCGCGCCGCCACCGAGCGTGGCAAGCGTTTCGACACGACGTCCGGTGTGGTGTTGCTGGGCTTTTGGTCGGTGCCGACCATGCTGACGGGTGTGCTGATGATCGCGTTTCTAGCCAGCGATCAATACTGGCGCTGGTTCCCAACCGCGGGCATCAACGAGCGAGCCGCCCTGGAAATGCCATTTATGCCGCACTGGAGCGCGACATCGGACGTGTTAATGCTGATATGGCTGGCCATAGCGGGTGCCGTATTGATGGTGGCGCTGAGCCGCAAGGGCGGCAAGATGATGCGCGCGGTTGCGTTTGGCGCGCTGGGCGCGGTACTCGGTGTGTTGATGGCCGGCGACCTGGCGCGCGACGGTCTCTCGTTTCTGCATGTGCTGCTGGGTGCGGGTCTGGGCGGACTGTTTACATTAATTGGCCGCGCGGATTACGAACTGCCACGTACCGCCGTCATGGGGCTTGTGGGTTTTGGCGTCGGCGTCGGGCTGGCCGCGGTGTTCGCGCAGGGTACGTTTGTGCGCGGGTATCTGCTGGACAGCCTGTGGCATCTGGTGCTGCCGGTAATTTGCCTTTCGTATACCAGTTTTGCTTTCCTCTCCAAGCTGACCCGCGCGGCGGTGCTGGAAAACCTGCTCGCGGATTACGCGCGTACCGCGCGCGCCAAGGGCGTGAGCGAATCCGATGTGCTGTGGCGGCACGTTTTCCGCAACAGTCTGTTGCCGCTGATTACGGTATCGGCGACCCTGCTGCCAGGGCTGCTGGCGGGTTCCGTGATCGTTGAAACGATATTCAGTATCGAGGGCATGGGTCAACTCGCGGTGGAGGCGGTAAAACTTCGCGACCGTGAGTTGGTGCTGTCGGTGACCCTGGTGAGCGGTCTGCTTACCCTGATCGGCTATTTGATCGCTGATCTGTGTTACGCGGTGGCGGATCCCAGGATCAGTTATGACTGACGGGCAAGTGCTCGGGTCGCGCGATAGCGAGATCGCGCCTGCGCCCGCCGCACCTGCTCGCAGCTATGCGGCGCAAGTTTTGCGCGATGCCGCGTCCAGCCGTGGCGCGCGGCTGGGTCTGATCTGGATCGCGATGCTGGCTTTCGTGGCAGTGTTCGCGCCGTTGCTCGCGAACAGCCATCCGTTACTGTTAAGCGAGCACGGCCACATAAGCAGCCCCATGCTGCCGTACCTCACGCCGGCGGATGTCACCTTGCTCGTTACGTTCTGTGTCGGTTTATTGGTGATGCTGGTTCCGTTGCGGGTGCGCACGCGAATGATGGCAATAATGCTGACGCTTGCGACAGTCGGCGGCCTGAGTCTGGCTTATATCACGCCCGCGCCGCTGGCCATTTATTCGGACTATCGTATCAAACAGCAGATCGGCGCCTACGACTGGATCGTACGCGCGCCCGTGCCGTATTCGCCGAAAGATTATCTGCGCGATTACGGCGACGCCGGTTTTGAAGCGCCGCTGGAGGCCGCCCGGCGTACGCACTGGATGGGCACCGAGGAGATTGGCGCCGACGTGCTGAGCCGCATGATATATGCCTCTCGAATCGCGCTGGGAATTGGTTTGGTTGCGACTGGCATCGCGATGTTTATCGGTATCATACTGGGCGGTCTCATGGGCTATTTCTCGGGCCGGGCAGACATGATCGGCATGCGCCTGGTGGAGATTTTCGAAGCGGTGCCCACTTTGTTCCTGTTGTTGACCCTGGTGGCGTTTTTCGGACGCAGTCTTTATCTGATGATGGTGATCATCGGCATCACCGGCTGGCCAGGATACGCGCGTTACGTTCGCGCAGAGTTTCTTAAATTGCGCCAACAGGAATTCGTGCAGGCGGCGATCGCCTGTGGACTGCCGCTGCGCTCCATCCTGTTTCGACACATGCTACCCAATGCCATCGGGCCGATTCTGGTCAACGCGAGTTTCGGCGTGGCTTCCGCGATACTTGCCGAGGCGGTCTTGAGTTTTCTCGGGCTGGGGCTGGTGGACGATCCGTCCTGGGGGCAGATGCTCAATCAGGCGGTGCAGTCCTCTACATTCAACTGGTGGATGGCCCTGTTTCCGGGCGGCGCGATTTTCCTGACGGTGTTCGCCTACAATTTAATTGGCGAAGCGTTGCGTGACGCGATCGACCCGTATCTCAAAAAAGACCAGCCCGAGCGCTGAGCGTGTTTCTAGCTCGCGCACGTAAACTTTGCCCCGCACCACACCGCCATGCTGTTAGAAGTCGATAATCTCAAAACCTATTTCAGCACTGGCGACAGCAGCGTGAAAGCCGTGGACGATGTGAGCTTTCACATCGAAAAAGGCGAGACGTTCTGTCTGGTCGGCGAGTCCGGAAGCGGCAAGTCGGTCACCGCGCTATCGGTGATCCAGTTGACGCCGGCCGGCATCAGCCACCACCCCGGCGGCCGCATCCTGTTTGACTATCGGCATGGGGAGGGCCAGGTGGAGCAGGTGGACATGCTGCGTCTGCCCGAGCACCGCAAGTGCGAGATTCGGGGCGCGCGCATCAGCATGATCTTTCAGGAACCGATGACCTCGCTCAATCCGGTGCTTCGTATCGGTGATCAGATTATCGAAACCCTGAACCTTCACCGGTCGGATTTGAATAACACACAGGCGCGAACGCGGGCGGTCGAGTTGCTGGAGCAGGTGCGCATTCCGGATGCCGCGTCGCGCCTGGATGAATACCCGCACCGGCTGTCCGGCGGTCAACGGCAACGGGTAATGATCGCCATGGCCATGGCCTGCGAACCGGATCTGCTGATCGCCGACGAACCCACTACCGCGCTGGACGTGACCGTACAGGCCGAGATCCTGCGGCTGATGAGAGACCTGCAAACGCGGCGCGGCATGAGCATCCTGTTTATTACGCACGATTTCGGCGTGGTCTCGCAGATGGCGCACCGGGTTGCGGTGATGCGCACCGGCAAGATCGTCGAGACCGGCGCGCTGCGAGAAGTGCTCACGAACCCTCAGCATGCGTACACTCGACAGTTACTGGCGGCATTGCCGGAAAACCTCAAGAAAACGCGCAAGCACGGTGACGTAATTACCGGGCGCGCGGATGACGCGATGCACGGTTCCGGCGCTCGGCCGGCAAGTGCGCCGTCCGCGCCTTTGGTCTCGCTCACCGGGCTCCACATTCATTTCCCGATCAAAAAAGGTGTGCTCAGGCGTACGGTCGGATTTGTGAAAGCGGTGGACGGCATCTCGCTGGAAATCGCAGCAGGCCGGATCGTGGCGCTGGTCGGAGAGTCCGGTTGCGGCAAGACCACCCTGGGGCGCGGCATTCTGCGGCTGATCGAACCTACCAATGGTCGCGTGACCTTTGAGGATCAGGACATCACATCATTGTCGCGCGCACAGATGTTGCCGTTCCGGCGCCGCATGCAGATTGTCTTTCAGGACCCCATATCGTCTCTGAATCCGCGCCAGACGATAGCGGGCACGCTCACCGAGCCGATGGCCGTGCATGGCATAGGCGTCTCGAACGAGGAGCGTCTGGATCTGGCGCGTCAGGCGCTCGTGCGGGTGCAACTCGAAGCGGGTTATTTATGGCGATACCCACATGAGTTTTCGGGCGGTCAGCGGCAGCGCATCTGCATTGCGCGCGCGCTGGTTTTAAATCCGAAATTCATTATCTGCGACGAGGTGACGAGTGCGCTGGATGTGTCCGTGCAGGCGGAGATCCTGGAGATGTTGCTGGACCTGCGGCGCGAGCATCAGCTTGCGATTCTG is a window of Gammaproteobacteria bacterium DNA encoding:
- a CDS encoding ABC transporter ATP-binding protein, translated to MLLEVDNLKTYFSTGDSSVKAVDDVSFHIEKGETFCLVGESGSGKSVTALSVIQLTPAGISHHPGGRILFDYRHGEGQVEQVDMLRLPEHRKCEIRGARISMIFQEPMTSLNPVLRIGDQIIETLNLHRSDLNNTQARTRAVELLEQVRIPDAASRLDEYPHRLSGGQRQRVMIAMAMACEPDLLIADEPTTALDVTVQAEILRLMRDLQTRRGMSILFITHDFGVVSQMAHRVAVMRTGKIVETGALREVLTNPQHAYTRQLLAALPENLKKTRKHGDVITGRADDAMHGSGARPASAPSAPLVSLTGLHIHFPIKKGVLRRTVGFVKAVDGISLEIAAGRIVALVGESGCGKTTLGRGILRLIEPTNGRVTFEDQDITSLSRAQMLPFRRRMQIVFQDPISSLNPRQTIAGTLTEPMAVHGIGVSNEERLDLARQALVRVQLEAGYLWRYPHEFSGGQRQRICIARALVLNPKFIICDEVTSALDVSVQAEILEMLLDLRREHQLAILFITHDIGVVEYISDEVAVMHEGRLVERGPTLKVCETPEHPYTQKLLAAVPRVSL
- a CDS encoding ABC transporter permease, which produces MTDGQVLGSRDSEIAPAPAAPARSYAAQVLRDAASSRGARLGLIWIAMLAFVAVFAPLLANSHPLLLSEHGHISSPMLPYLTPADVTLLVTFCVGLLVMLVPLRVRTRMMAIMLTLATVGGLSLAYITPAPLAIYSDYRIKQQIGAYDWIVRAPVPYSPKDYLRDYGDAGFEAPLEAARRTHWMGTEEIGADVLSRMIYASRIALGIGLVATGIAMFIGIILGGLMGYFSGRADMIGMRLVEIFEAVPTLFLLLTLVAFFGRSLYLMMVIIGITGWPGYARYVRAEFLKLRQQEFVQAAIACGLPLRSILFRHMLPNAIGPILVNASFGVASAILAEAVLSFLGLGLVDDPSWGQMLNQAVQSSTFNWWMALFPGGAIFLTVFAYNLIGEALRDAIDPYLKKDQPER
- a CDS encoding ABC transporter permease translates to MHTYILRRLVLMVPTLFGITLIVFAVMAAAPGGISAQSLIQGQNLEPGAKKAMEDYYNRLYGLDQPVPVQYLRWLNNISPAGFTFDSNSEIDGFSFTKGSDLGISFYYNRPVLDLVAERLPITLLLNVLSLPIIYIIAITIGVRAATERGKRFDTTSGVVLLGFWSVPTMLTGVLMIAFLASDQYWRWFPTAGINERAALEMPFMPHWSATSDVLMLIWLAIAGAVLMVALSRKGGKMMRAVAFGALGAVLGVLMAGDLARDGLSFLHVLLGAGLGGLFTLIGRADYELPRTAVMGLVGFGVGVGLAAVFAQGTFVRGYLLDSLWHLVLPVICLSYTSFAFLSKLTRAAVLENLLADYARTARAKGVSESDVLWRHVFRNSLLPLITVSATLLPGLLAGSVIVETIFSIEGMGQLAVEAVKLRDRELVLSVTLVSGLLTLIGYLIADLCYAVADPRISYD